The Anolis carolinensis isolate JA03-04 chromosome 1, rAnoCar3.1.pri, whole genome shotgun sequence genome window below encodes:
- the abcc10 gene encoding ATP-binding cassette sub-family C member 10 isoform X1 has protein sequence MEEILAGLCGTSPTNPLPVWVHDNVGHCFNQLILNIIPHVILSTISACYIGTPRSSASQAVNKPGWKCRIAASFVLTGLSILDIIPASIWQQKLYPLYLEILSDGIVAVAWLTHSLALLAVYKSPYSFQRGPVILLILPVLPVPSIIITLVWHCQTELGDQHLQPVTIFRLCILCLQLVFLLLYFIGCIIPVAHRPDFYSINDSYQHEPLISGISESTWPRVAEDGESWLSRFSYAWMNPLMKYGYQRMLHRPQDTFQLPRNLQTDRVCQHFSSCWQKKAALIQEHENTASSTDRLFATSEEFSVPKLSHETQKSVRLLSVLHAAFGLRYYSLGLLKLAGSLLAFSGPLLLNLLVSFMESREEPLSHGVMYALGLFAGSFLGAILRNQFSYEINNIMLVVRTAVVSAIYQKALRVSGSSLSGFTTGEIVNFMSTDTDRLVNFFLSFHELWSLAFQFAITLYLLYQQVGVAFLGGLALALLLVPINKVIANRMMESNKELLRHKDVRVKLMTEFLCGMRVIKFYTWEQHFGTKVYACRARELKSLQALKYLDAVCVYLWAALPVVVSIVIFITYVLLGHQLSATKVFTALALVGMLILPLNNFPWVLNGILEAKVSLDRIQHFLELTDQDLDAYYSRAGPSDPCSLLEMHNTTFSWSTPSNDNSEPQRPSTSLQLYIQDLMVAKGALVGVVGKVGCGKSTLLAAITGELRRQGEQVYIWDLDKGFGLVTQEPWIQFTTIRENILFGKEYDARFYQKVIEACALSDDLNILPAGDQTEVGENGVTLSGGQKARVALARAVYQEKELYLLDDPLAAVDADVANHLMQKCILGILRHKTRILCTHRTEFLEKADILLLIDNGKIIQTGTPGEILPLVETASNFRRMDKRKEDKIDNQEEVIEPEEEESDGAKCLLKQEEEKKEGAVAFQVYRVYWVAVGSCLAVSILLSLLLMQGSRNVSDWWLSNWISSLPPAGNASINNTSTTQSVLPNLQLLLFSPGGLVSPVLVSSTSNGTSDVKFYLTVYGCIAGANSIFTILRAFLFAYGSIHAATVIHNRLLRRVVKATMTFFDTTPTGRILNRFSSDLYCVDDTLPFVLNIFLANIFGLLGMLVMITYGLPWIGLVLLPLAVIYYSIQRYYRCTSRELKRLYSLTLSPIYTHFSETLTGLNTIRASRATDRFETENQLRLELNQRCRFASNTAMQWLDIRLQMIGVAVVTAIAGIAIIQHQRKLGNPGLVGLALSYALSVTNLLSGLITSFTQTETMMVSVERTEEYATEIPIEPQEKLIQVRPDWPSQGHIEFQQVVLAYRPDLPNALDGVTFTIYPGEKVGIVGRTGSGKSTLFLALFRMVELKGGQILLDNIDTCSVGLKELRSRLAIIPQDPFLFSGTVRENLDPQGQHTDNDLYQVLQQCHLQAVIKRMGGLDCELGERGKSLSVGQRQLVCLARALLTQAKILCIDEATASVDQKTDRLLQETIRQRFADKTVLTIAHRLNTILDSDRVLVMHAGKVAELDSPISLSQKQDSLFQHLLHSGQQ, from the exons ATGGAGGAGATCCTGGCTGGTCTGTGTGGGACCAGTCCGACAAATCCTCTTCCTGTCTGGGTCCATGACAATGTTGGACACTGCTTTAACCAGCTGATTTTAAACATTATTCCCCATGTAATACTTTCCACAATCAGTGCCTGCTACATAGGAACACCAAG GTCTTCAGCCTCTCAGGCTGTGAACAAACCTGGATGGAAATGCAGAATTGCTGCATCATTTGTTCTTACTGGTTTGTCCATCCTTGACATCATCCCTGCAAGCATCTGGCAACAGAAATTATATCCCTTATACTTAGAAATATTGTCCGATGGCATTGTCGCTGTGGCATGGCTTACCCATAGCTTGGCGCTGCTTGCTGTCTATAAGTCTCCATATAGTTTCCAGCGTGGTCCAGTCATTCTACTGATTCTTCCTGTTTTACCTGTTCCTTCCATTATCATCACATTGGTGTGGCACTGCCAGACAGAACTAGGTGATCAGCATCTCCAGCCTGTCACTATCTTTAGGCTCTGCATCCTTTGTTTGCAACTGGTATTTTTGCTTCTCTATTTCATCGGGTGCATTATTCCTGTGGCTCACAGGCCAGACTTTTATTCTATCAATGACTCATACCAGCATGAGCCCTTGATTTCAGGGATTTCAGAATCCACCTGGCCAAGAGTGGCAGAAGATGGAGAGAGCTGGCTGTCTCGTTTCTCCTATGCTTGGATGAACCCCCTGATGAAGTATGGCTACCAACGGATGCTACATCGGCCACAGGATACATTTCAACTCCCTCGAAATCTCCAAACCGATAGAGTCTGCCAGCACTTCTCCTCCTGCTGGCAAAAAAAGGCAGCTCTCATCCAAGAGCATGAAAATACTGCATCTTCCACAGACAGATTATTTGCCACAAGTGAAGAATTCTCAGTTCCAAAGTTGTCTCATGAGACTCAAAAGTCCGTACGCCTTCTGTCAGTGCTACACGCAGCCTTTGGGCTACGCTACTATTCCCTGGGCCTCCTCAAACTGGCTGGCAGTCTGCTGGCATTCTCTGGGCCCCTGCTTCTGAATCTGCTGGTCAGTTTCATGGAGTCGCGTGAAGAACCTCTGAGCCATGGGGTGATGTATGCACTTGGACTTTTTGCGGGTTCCTTCCTGGGTGCCATTTTAAGAAACCAGTTTAGTTACGAGATAAACAACATAATGCTGGTGGTGCGCACTGCAGTTGTTTCTGCTATCTACCAGAAAGCCCTTCGAGTGAGTGGAAGCAGTCTGTCTGGCTTCACCACTGGTGAGATCGTCAACTTTATGAGCACCGACACTGATCGGCTGGTCAACTTCTTCCTCAGTTTCCATGAGTTGTGGAGCCTTGCCTTCCAATTTGCCATCACTCTGTACCTCCTGTACCAGCAAGTTGGAGTGGCTTTCCTGGGAGGGCTGGCTTTGGCTCTGCTACTTGTGCCCATCAATAAAGTGATTGCAAATCGCATGATGGAGAGTAACAAAGAGTTGCTGAGGCACAAGGATGTACGAGTCAAG CTGATGACAGAGTTCTTGTGTGGTATGAGGGTGATCAAGTTCTACACTTGGGAACAGCATTTTGGCACAAAAGTGTATGCTTGCCGAGCTCGGGAGCTGAAGAGCCTACAAGCCCTCAAGTATCTAGATGCTGTGTGCGTCTACCTTTGGGCGGCACTGCCTGTGGTTGTCTCTATTGTCATATTTATCACTTATGTTCTACTTGGTCATCAGCTTTCAGCAACCAAG GTATTTACAGCTTTGGCCCTCGTTGGGATGCTCATTCTCCCTCTCAATAACTTTCCCTGGGTGCTAAACGGGATCTTGGAAGCCAAAGTATCATTGGATCGAATCCAGCACTTCCTTGAGCTCACAGATCAAGATCTGGATGCTTACTACAGCAGAG CTGGCCCTTCTGACCCATGTTCTCTGCTAGAAATGCACAATACCACCTTCTCGTGGTCAACACCAAGCAATGATAACAGTGAACCACAAAGACCTAGCACAAGTTTGCAACTTTATATTCAAGATCTAATGGTGGCAAAG GGTGCACTGGTTGGTGTTGTTGGAAAGGTTGGATGTGGAAAGAGCACTTTGCTTGCAGCTATCACTGGAGAACTGAGAAG ACAAGGTGAACAGGTTTATATTTGGGACCTAGACAAAGGATTCGGTTTGGTCACACAAGAGCCCTGGATCCAGTTTACCACAATTCGAGAAAACATCCTATTTGGAAAGGAATATGATGCCAGATTTTACCAGAAAGTAATAGAGGCCTGTGCTCTTTCTGATGACTTGAAT ATTTTGCCAGCAGGTGATCAAACAGAGGTGGGTGAGAATGGAGTGACCCTCAGCGGGGGACAGAAAGCCCGAGTTGCACTTGCTAGAGCCGTTTACCAG gagaaagaactctaccTTCTTGATGACCCACTGGCCGCTGTTGATGCGGATGTAGCCAATCACCTAATGCAGAAGTGTATTTTGGGAATTCTCAGACATAAAACAAGGATTCTTTGCACCCACAGAACTGAGTTCTTGGAGAAAGCTGACATCTTATTGCTGATAGACAATGGCAAGATCATCCAGACAG gAACCCCAGGAGAAATTCTACCACTGGTAGAAACTGCCTCTAACTTTAGGAGGATGGAcaagagaaaagaggacaaaa TAGATAACCAAGAAGAGGTCATAGAACCTGAGGAGGAAGAATCAGACGGAGCCAAATGTCTCCTCaagcaggaggaagagaagaaagaaggggcAGTGGCTTTCCAGGTCTACAGAGTTTATTGGGTGGCTGTTGGCAGCTGCCTTGCAGTGTCCATACTACTCTCCTTGCTGCTAATGCAAG GTTCTAGGAATGTTTCTGATTGGTGGCTATCAAACTGGATCTCTAGCCTACCTCCTGCAGGAAATGCCTCTATCAACAACACATCAACAACACAATCGGTTCTGCCCAATTTACAGCTGCTgctcttctcccctgggggacttgT TTCTCCAGTCTTGGTCTCCAGCACTTCAAATGGCacttcagatgtgaaattttactTGACTGTGTATGGTTGCATTGCTGGGGCAAATTCCATCTTCACCATCTTGAGAGCATTCCTCTTTGCCTATGGGAGCATCCATGCTGCTACTGTTATTCACAATCGGCTGCTTAGGCGGGTGGTGAAG GCCACAATGACTTTCTTTGACACCACGCCAACAGGCCGCATCCTTAACCGCTTCTCTTCAGACCTGTATTGTGTTGATGATACTCTGCCCTTTGTTCTCAACATCTTCCTGGCCAACATTTTTGGACTACTGGGCATGTTGGTGATGATCACTTACGGACTTCCTTGGATCGGCCTAGTTCTGCTGCCCTTGGCAGTCATCTACTATTCCATCCAACGCTATTACCGATGCACCTCCCGCGAGCTCAAGCGTCTTTATAGCCTCACCCTATCCCCTATCTACACTCATTTTTCAGAGACATTGACAGGGCTCAACACAATACGGGCAAGTAGGGCCACAGACAG GTTTGAGACAGAGAACCAACTGCGACTAGAGCTGAATCAGCGTTGCCGTTTTGCTAGCAACACTGCCATGCAGTGGCTAGACATTCGACTGCAGATGATCGGAGTTGCTGTAGTTACTGCTATCGCAGGAATAGCAATCATCCAGCACCAGAGGAAACTTGGAAATCCAG GTCTTGTGGGCCTGGCCCTTTCATATGCCCTATCAGTCACAAATTTACTGTCTGGACTCATTACCAGCTTCACTCAAACTGAAACCATGATGGTGAGTGTAGAACGAACAGAGGAATATGCCACAGAGATTCCCATAGAGCCTCAGGAGAAATTGATCCAG GTTAGACCTGACTGGCCAAGCCAGGGTCACATTGAATTCCAGCAAGTTGTCTTGGCCTATAGACCTGACTTACCCAATGCCCTTGATGGGGTAACCTTTACTATTTATCCTGGGGAGAAAGTAGGGATAGTTGGGCGCACTGGCTCTGGCAAATCCACTCTCTTTTTGGCCCTTTTCCGAATGGTGGAGCTGAAAGGTGGCCAAATCCTCCTGGACAATATTGACACCTGTTCTGTAGGCTTAAAGGAGCTGAG GTCTAGATTGGCCATCATCCCTCAAGACCCATTTTTGTTCAGTGGGACAGTCCGCGAGAACCTGGATCCTCAGGGACAGCACACAGATAATGACTTGTACCAAGTCCTGCAGCAATGTCACCTGCAGGCAGTAATTAAACGGATGG GTGGATTGGACTGTGAGCTGGGGGAGAGAGGAAAGAGTCTTTCTGTAGGACAAAGGCAGCTTGTTTGTTTGGCCAGAGCTCTCTTGACCCAGGCTAAA ATTCTGTGCATTGATGAGGCCACCGCAAGTGTGGATCAGAAGACAGACAGATTGCTCCAAGAGACCATTCGCCAGAGATTTGCAGATAAAACTGTGCTGACTATTGCTCACAG GTTGAACACAATCTTGGACTCAGACCGAGTACTGGTGATGCATGCTGGCAAGGTAGCAGAGCTCGATTCTCCCATCAGTCTCAGCCAGAAGCAGGACTCTTTATTTCAGCACCTCCTGCATAGTGGGCAACAATGA
- the abcc10 gene encoding ATP-binding cassette sub-family C member 10 isoform X2: MEEILAGLCGTSPTNPLPVWVHDNVGHCFNQLILNIIPHVILSTISACYIGTPRSSASQAVNKPGWKCRIAASFVLTGLSILDIIPASIWQQKLYPLYLEILSDGIVAVAWLTHSLALLAVYKSPYSFQRGPVILLILPVLPVPSIIITLVWHCQTELGDQHLQPVTIFRLCILCLQLVFLLLYFIGCIIPVAHRPDFYSINDSYQHEPLISGISESTWPRVAEDGESWLSRFSYAWMNPLMKYGYQRMLHRPQDTFQLPRNLQTDRVCQHFSSCWQKKAALIQEHENTASSTDRLFATSEEFSVPKLSHETQKSVRLLSVLHAAFGLRYYSLGLLKLAGSLLAFSGPLLLNLLVSFMESREEPLSHGVMYALGLFAGSFLGAILRNQFSYEINNIMLVVRTAVVSAIYQKALRVSGSSLSGFTTGEIVNFMSTDTDRLVNFFLSFHELWSLAFQFAITLYLLYQQVGVAFLGGLALALLLVPINKVIANRMMESNKELLRHKDVRVKLMTEFLCGMRVIKFYTWEQHFGTKVYACRARELKSLQALKYLDAVCVYLWAALPVVVSIVIFITYVLLGHQLSATKVFTALALVGMLILPLNNFPWVLNGILEAKVSLDRIQHFLELTDQDLDAYYSRAGPSDPCSLLEMHNTTFSWSTPSNDNSEPQRPSTSLQLYIQDLMVAKGALVGVVGKVGCGKSTLLAAITGELRRQGEQVYIWDLDKGFGLVTQEPWIQFTTIRENILFGKEYDARFYQKVIEACALSDDLNILPAGDQTEVGENGVTLSGGQKARVALARAVYQEKELYLLDDPLAAVDADVANHLMQKCILGILRHKTRILCTHRTEFLEKADILLLIDNGKIIQTGTPGEILPLVETASNFRRMDKRKEDKIDNQEEVIEPEEEESDGAKCLLKQEEEKKEGAVAFQVYRVYWVAVGSCLAVSILLSLLLMQGSRNVSDWWLSNWISSLPPAGNASINNTSTTQSVLPNLQLLLFSPGGLVSPVLVSSTSNGTSDVKFYLTVYGCIAGANSIFTILRAFLFAYGSIHAATVIHNRLLRRVVKATMTFFDTTPTGRILNRFSSDLYCVDDTLPFVLNIFLANIFGLLGMLVMITYGLPWIGLVLLPLAVIYYSIQRYYRCTSRELKRLYSLTLSPIYTHFSETLTGLNTIRASRATDRFETENQLRLELNQRCRFASNTAMQWLDIRLQMIGVAVVTAIAGIAIIQHQRKLGNPGLVGLALSYALSVTNLLSGLITSFTQTETMMVSVERTEEYATEIPIEPQEKLIQT, encoded by the exons ATGGAGGAGATCCTGGCTGGTCTGTGTGGGACCAGTCCGACAAATCCTCTTCCTGTCTGGGTCCATGACAATGTTGGACACTGCTTTAACCAGCTGATTTTAAACATTATTCCCCATGTAATACTTTCCACAATCAGTGCCTGCTACATAGGAACACCAAG GTCTTCAGCCTCTCAGGCTGTGAACAAACCTGGATGGAAATGCAGAATTGCTGCATCATTTGTTCTTACTGGTTTGTCCATCCTTGACATCATCCCTGCAAGCATCTGGCAACAGAAATTATATCCCTTATACTTAGAAATATTGTCCGATGGCATTGTCGCTGTGGCATGGCTTACCCATAGCTTGGCGCTGCTTGCTGTCTATAAGTCTCCATATAGTTTCCAGCGTGGTCCAGTCATTCTACTGATTCTTCCTGTTTTACCTGTTCCTTCCATTATCATCACATTGGTGTGGCACTGCCAGACAGAACTAGGTGATCAGCATCTCCAGCCTGTCACTATCTTTAGGCTCTGCATCCTTTGTTTGCAACTGGTATTTTTGCTTCTCTATTTCATCGGGTGCATTATTCCTGTGGCTCACAGGCCAGACTTTTATTCTATCAATGACTCATACCAGCATGAGCCCTTGATTTCAGGGATTTCAGAATCCACCTGGCCAAGAGTGGCAGAAGATGGAGAGAGCTGGCTGTCTCGTTTCTCCTATGCTTGGATGAACCCCCTGATGAAGTATGGCTACCAACGGATGCTACATCGGCCACAGGATACATTTCAACTCCCTCGAAATCTCCAAACCGATAGAGTCTGCCAGCACTTCTCCTCCTGCTGGCAAAAAAAGGCAGCTCTCATCCAAGAGCATGAAAATACTGCATCTTCCACAGACAGATTATTTGCCACAAGTGAAGAATTCTCAGTTCCAAAGTTGTCTCATGAGACTCAAAAGTCCGTACGCCTTCTGTCAGTGCTACACGCAGCCTTTGGGCTACGCTACTATTCCCTGGGCCTCCTCAAACTGGCTGGCAGTCTGCTGGCATTCTCTGGGCCCCTGCTTCTGAATCTGCTGGTCAGTTTCATGGAGTCGCGTGAAGAACCTCTGAGCCATGGGGTGATGTATGCACTTGGACTTTTTGCGGGTTCCTTCCTGGGTGCCATTTTAAGAAACCAGTTTAGTTACGAGATAAACAACATAATGCTGGTGGTGCGCACTGCAGTTGTTTCTGCTATCTACCAGAAAGCCCTTCGAGTGAGTGGAAGCAGTCTGTCTGGCTTCACCACTGGTGAGATCGTCAACTTTATGAGCACCGACACTGATCGGCTGGTCAACTTCTTCCTCAGTTTCCATGAGTTGTGGAGCCTTGCCTTCCAATTTGCCATCACTCTGTACCTCCTGTACCAGCAAGTTGGAGTGGCTTTCCTGGGAGGGCTGGCTTTGGCTCTGCTACTTGTGCCCATCAATAAAGTGATTGCAAATCGCATGATGGAGAGTAACAAAGAGTTGCTGAGGCACAAGGATGTACGAGTCAAG CTGATGACAGAGTTCTTGTGTGGTATGAGGGTGATCAAGTTCTACACTTGGGAACAGCATTTTGGCACAAAAGTGTATGCTTGCCGAGCTCGGGAGCTGAAGAGCCTACAAGCCCTCAAGTATCTAGATGCTGTGTGCGTCTACCTTTGGGCGGCACTGCCTGTGGTTGTCTCTATTGTCATATTTATCACTTATGTTCTACTTGGTCATCAGCTTTCAGCAACCAAG GTATTTACAGCTTTGGCCCTCGTTGGGATGCTCATTCTCCCTCTCAATAACTTTCCCTGGGTGCTAAACGGGATCTTGGAAGCCAAAGTATCATTGGATCGAATCCAGCACTTCCTTGAGCTCACAGATCAAGATCTGGATGCTTACTACAGCAGAG CTGGCCCTTCTGACCCATGTTCTCTGCTAGAAATGCACAATACCACCTTCTCGTGGTCAACACCAAGCAATGATAACAGTGAACCACAAAGACCTAGCACAAGTTTGCAACTTTATATTCAAGATCTAATGGTGGCAAAG GGTGCACTGGTTGGTGTTGTTGGAAAGGTTGGATGTGGAAAGAGCACTTTGCTTGCAGCTATCACTGGAGAACTGAGAAG ACAAGGTGAACAGGTTTATATTTGGGACCTAGACAAAGGATTCGGTTTGGTCACACAAGAGCCCTGGATCCAGTTTACCACAATTCGAGAAAACATCCTATTTGGAAAGGAATATGATGCCAGATTTTACCAGAAAGTAATAGAGGCCTGTGCTCTTTCTGATGACTTGAAT ATTTTGCCAGCAGGTGATCAAACAGAGGTGGGTGAGAATGGAGTGACCCTCAGCGGGGGACAGAAAGCCCGAGTTGCACTTGCTAGAGCCGTTTACCAG gagaaagaactctaccTTCTTGATGACCCACTGGCCGCTGTTGATGCGGATGTAGCCAATCACCTAATGCAGAAGTGTATTTTGGGAATTCTCAGACATAAAACAAGGATTCTTTGCACCCACAGAACTGAGTTCTTGGAGAAAGCTGACATCTTATTGCTGATAGACAATGGCAAGATCATCCAGACAG gAACCCCAGGAGAAATTCTACCACTGGTAGAAACTGCCTCTAACTTTAGGAGGATGGAcaagagaaaagaggacaaaa TAGATAACCAAGAAGAGGTCATAGAACCTGAGGAGGAAGAATCAGACGGAGCCAAATGTCTCCTCaagcaggaggaagagaagaaagaaggggcAGTGGCTTTCCAGGTCTACAGAGTTTATTGGGTGGCTGTTGGCAGCTGCCTTGCAGTGTCCATACTACTCTCCTTGCTGCTAATGCAAG GTTCTAGGAATGTTTCTGATTGGTGGCTATCAAACTGGATCTCTAGCCTACCTCCTGCAGGAAATGCCTCTATCAACAACACATCAACAACACAATCGGTTCTGCCCAATTTACAGCTGCTgctcttctcccctgggggacttgT TTCTCCAGTCTTGGTCTCCAGCACTTCAAATGGCacttcagatgtgaaattttactTGACTGTGTATGGTTGCATTGCTGGGGCAAATTCCATCTTCACCATCTTGAGAGCATTCCTCTTTGCCTATGGGAGCATCCATGCTGCTACTGTTATTCACAATCGGCTGCTTAGGCGGGTGGTGAAG GCCACAATGACTTTCTTTGACACCACGCCAACAGGCCGCATCCTTAACCGCTTCTCTTCAGACCTGTATTGTGTTGATGATACTCTGCCCTTTGTTCTCAACATCTTCCTGGCCAACATTTTTGGACTACTGGGCATGTTGGTGATGATCACTTACGGACTTCCTTGGATCGGCCTAGTTCTGCTGCCCTTGGCAGTCATCTACTATTCCATCCAACGCTATTACCGATGCACCTCCCGCGAGCTCAAGCGTCTTTATAGCCTCACCCTATCCCCTATCTACACTCATTTTTCAGAGACATTGACAGGGCTCAACACAATACGGGCAAGTAGGGCCACAGACAG GTTTGAGACAGAGAACCAACTGCGACTAGAGCTGAATCAGCGTTGCCGTTTTGCTAGCAACACTGCCATGCAGTGGCTAGACATTCGACTGCAGATGATCGGAGTTGCTGTAGTTACTGCTATCGCAGGAATAGCAATCATCCAGCACCAGAGGAAACTTGGAAATCCAG GTCTTGTGGGCCTGGCCCTTTCATATGCCCTATCAGTCACAAATTTACTGTCTGGACTCATTACCAGCTTCACTCAAACTGAAACCATGATGGTGAGTGTAGAACGAACAGAGGAATATGCCACAGAGATTCCCATAGAGCCTCAGGAGAAATTGATCCAG ACCTGA